A single region of the Tepidisphaeraceae bacterium genome encodes:
- a CDS encoding 3-deoxy-D-manno-octulosonic acid transferase: protein MNGYDLAYALGLAASSPVWLLREKSRRKVLGALRLRGGRVPETPEGGPVVMIHSVSVGEINATPALVRLLINARPDLQVVVSVTTETGRDRGFQLYESVPNVTVVRYPVDFSGAVERALDAIRPDVVVLMELELWPNFLRSCEHRGIPVVLANGRLTTKSYRNYRRGGLVTRAMFQRLAVACAQDEEYAQRFLDCGVPADRVKVLGTMKFDTAQIADVLSGAREIAESVGLSPGREPIWVCGSTGPGEEEMILNVYRGLLRKLPRLRLVIVPRKPERFDEVADLIEDMKFTLVMRSDPIVPRDPVIPPVVLGDTMGELRQFYSIADVVFVGRSLVNLGPSQHGSDMIEPAALGRPIIVGPYTHNFADAVRKFKAADAIMEVSDANALSETVAVLLGTPGEAQKMGRRAQTVVLREQGATVRHAQVVFQQLNRKLNASRNGDQHDASGQ from the coding sequence ATGAACGGTTACGATCTCGCTTACGCCTTGGGTCTGGCTGCGTCCTCACCGGTTTGGTTGTTGCGCGAGAAGTCGCGCCGAAAGGTGCTGGGCGCGCTGCGCCTGCGCGGCGGCCGCGTGCCGGAGACGCCGGAAGGGGGGCCGGTGGTGATGATCCACTCCGTCAGCGTCGGCGAGATCAACGCGACGCCGGCGCTCGTGCGGCTGCTGATCAACGCCCGGCCCGACCTGCAGGTCGTCGTCAGCGTCACCACCGAGACCGGCCGAGACCGCGGCTTTCAACTGTACGAGAGCGTGCCGAACGTCACCGTCGTGCGCTACCCGGTCGACTTCAGCGGCGCCGTCGAGCGGGCGCTGGACGCCATCCGGCCCGACGTGGTCGTGCTGATGGAACTGGAACTGTGGCCCAATTTCCTGCGCTCGTGCGAGCATCGCGGCATTCCCGTGGTGCTCGCCAATGGCCGGTTAACCACCAAGAGCTATCGCAACTACCGCAGGGGCGGCTTGGTCACACGGGCGATGTTCCAACGGTTGGCCGTCGCGTGCGCGCAGGATGAGGAGTACGCGCAACGCTTCCTTGATTGCGGCGTGCCCGCCGACCGGGTGAAAGTGCTGGGTACGATGAAGTTCGACACCGCCCAGATTGCTGACGTGCTCTCCGGCGCCCGGGAAATCGCCGAGTCGGTCGGCCTGTCGCCCGGGCGCGAGCCGATCTGGGTCTGCGGCAGCACGGGGCCGGGTGAGGAGGAGATGATCCTCAACGTCTACCGCGGCCTGCTGCGCAAGCTGCCGCGCCTGCGCCTGGTCATCGTCCCGCGTAAGCCCGAACGCTTCGACGAGGTCGCCGATTTGATCGAGGACATGAAGTTCACGCTAGTGATGCGCAGCGACCCAATCGTCCCGCGCGACCCCGTGATCCCACCCGTCGTCCTCGGCGACACGATGGGCGAACTGCGGCAGTTCTACAGCATCGCCGACGTCGTGTTCGTCGGTCGGTCGCTGGTGAACCTCGGCCCCAGCCAGCACGGCAGCGACATGATCGAACCCGCGGCGCTGGGCCGTCCGATCATCGTCGGCCCCTACACGCACAACTTCGCCGACGCCGTCCGCAAGTTCAAAGCCGCCGACGCGATCATGGAGGTTTCCGACGCAAACGCGCTGAGCGAAACCGTCGCCGTGCTGCTAGGCACCCCTGGCGAAGCGCAGAAGATGGGGCGGCGGGCGCAAACGGTGGTGTTGCGCGAACAGGGGGCCACCGTGCGACATGCTCAGGTGGTGTTTCAACAGTTGAACCGGAAGTTGAACGCCAGCCGGAACGGCGACCAGCACGACGCGTCTGGGCAGTAA
- a CDS encoding Calx-beta domain-containing protein yields MKYRNPRRTRNRSLATRPMCEQLEERRLLAATTLTNGTGDGGISVRVDSFGHYGSASGVGGNLNFDPPGAASSRGTTYHSAVYFSPLGEYLGESGLGNEAGVAFTSTSATTAVSSFSVASYDITLTQTVSARGPASTTLRQTYAITNRTGSGQTFSMSRHVDGDLTYVGSFGNDFAGVSVDGRFVYEFDTASNPNEASAYFGISSEGDGQHVGYAIQPFPYYDDIDLANGIPADQLNVIFSDADGNRITDVGSDITVSLQDLFTVANNATVTYTTVTTFGSGSPADLVNPGIFTVEQPTYTVAEGVGTFAVNISRTSGAAGAVTVDYVLTGVSATAGTDFTVATGTLNFADLERTGTFNITITDDAIVDPNEYFRIVLSNATGGAQVSPTAGTANVFITDNDATLQLAAPTYELREDGGAVSVIVTRLGDTSGPATVNYATADGTATAGADYTAANGTLTFAAGEASQTISIPVTLDTLPLENTETFTLTLSGVTGTNTRPGTPMVATVSLTNLDTIAPTATVDVQSSRRRITSLTVTFSETMAAASQIDPRGYTIWYRGIDGRNGRGPDGSFKIKSVTYDAATNTATIVPARPLAFNRVYQLSSNSPFLADPTGNLLDGNADGTGGDNSNFFFGRGTRLSYVDRDGDRVTVQVRNGGVIQLLRDWDGEAQSVSLVEDSGTSQVSGLVKKTRISRGVFSAGTTSLDFTGRASANAFNTTTFIQPA; encoded by the coding sequence ATGAAGTACCGTAACCCGCGCCGTACGCGCAACCGTTCTCTCGCAACGCGACCGATGTGCGAGCAGTTGGAAGAGCGGCGACTGCTCGCCGCCACCACGCTGACCAACGGCACCGGCGATGGCGGCATCTCGGTGCGCGTCGACTCGTTCGGGCACTACGGCAGCGCGTCCGGCGTCGGTGGCAACCTCAACTTCGATCCCCCCGGCGCCGCCTCCTCGCGCGGCACGACCTATCACTCGGCCGTCTACTTCTCGCCGCTCGGCGAGTACCTCGGTGAATCGGGCCTCGGCAACGAGGCCGGCGTCGCGTTCACCAGCACCTCGGCGACCACCGCGGTCAGCTCGTTCAGCGTCGCCAGCTACGACATCACGCTCACCCAGACCGTCAGCGCGCGTGGGCCGGCCAGCACGACGTTGAGGCAGACCTACGCGATCACGAACCGAACCGGATCCGGCCAGACGTTCAGCATGTCGCGCCACGTCGATGGTGACCTCACCTACGTCGGCTCGTTCGGCAACGACTTCGCCGGCGTGTCGGTCGATGGGCGCTTCGTCTACGAGTTCGACACCGCGTCGAACCCCAACGAGGCCAGCGCCTACTTCGGCATTAGCTCCGAGGGCGACGGGCAACACGTGGGGTACGCCATCCAGCCGTTCCCCTACTATGACGATATCGACCTGGCCAACGGCATCCCGGCCGACCAGTTGAACGTCATCTTCAGCGATGCGGATGGCAACCGGATCACCGACGTGGGCTCCGACATCACGGTCTCGCTGCAGGACCTGTTCACCGTCGCCAACAATGCCACGGTGACGTACACCACCGTCACCACCTTCGGCAGTGGCTCGCCGGCGGACCTGGTCAATCCCGGCATCTTCACGGTGGAGCAGCCGACCTACACGGTGGCCGAAGGTGTGGGCACGTTCGCCGTCAACATCAGCCGCACGAGTGGCGCGGCCGGCGCTGTCACGGTGGACTACGTGTTGACCGGCGTCTCGGCAACGGCTGGCACCGACTTCACGGTGGCCACGGGCACGCTGAACTTCGCCGACCTCGAGCGCACCGGTACGTTCAACATCACGATAACCGACGACGCGATCGTCGACCCCAACGAGTACTTCCGCATCGTACTGAGCAATGCGACCGGTGGCGCCCAGGTCAGCCCGACCGCCGGCACCGCCAACGTCTTCATCACCGACAACGACGCGACGCTGCAACTGGCCGCGCCCACCTACGAGCTGCGCGAGGACGGCGGGGCCGTGTCGGTGATCGTGACGCGCCTCGGCGACACGTCGGGCCCTGCCACCGTGAACTACGCGACCGCTGACGGCACTGCCACGGCCGGCGCCGACTACACCGCCGCCAACGGCACGCTGACGTTCGCCGCCGGCGAGGCCAGCCAGACGATCTCGATCCCGGTGACGCTCGACACGCTGCCGCTCGAGAATACGGAGACGTTCACGCTCACCTTGTCGGGCGTCACCGGCACCAACACGCGTCCCGGCACCCCGATGGTGGCCACCGTCAGCCTGACGAACCTCGACACGATCGCTCCGACCGCCACGGTTGACGTGCAGAGCAGCCGGCGGCGCATTACTTCGCTCACGGTCACCTTCAGTGAAACGATGGCCGCCGCCAGCCAGATCGATCCGCGCGGGTACACGATCTGGTACCGTGGCATCGACGGCCGGAACGGCCGGGGCCCGGATGGCTCGTTCAAGATCAAGTCCGTCACCTACGACGCCGCCACCAACACCGCCACGATCGTGCCTGCCAGGCCGTTGGCGTTCAACCGGGTTTACCAGCTGTCGAGCAACTCGCCGTTCCTGGCCGACCCCACCGGCAATCTGCTTGACGGCAACGCCGACGGCACCGGTGGCGACAACAGCAACTTCTTCTTCGGGCGCGGCACGCGCCTCAGCTACGTCGATCGCGATGGCGACCGAGTGACGGTTCAGGTGCGCAACGGCGGCGTCATCCAGTTGCTGCGCGACTGGGATGGCGAGGCACAGTCCGTCTCGCTGGTGGAAGACTCGGGCACCAGTCAGGTTTCGGGCCTGGTGAAGAAGACGCGCATCAGCCGCGGCGTCTTCAGCGCCGGCACCACGAGCCTCGACTTCACCGGCCGGGCCAGCGCCAACGCGTTCAACACGACGACGTTCATCCAGCCCGCATAA
- a CDS encoding phospholipase A has translation MLNFLCAVPILLITAPALAQDVGTAAMTRPTFEPAPATTQPAATTPTSTMAADSTSPATHTGFVEFLSNRLAAYEPIYFIGGPERPNVKFQFSLRYQVINDDGPLAKAFPPIKGLNFAYSQTSFWDLQGESSPFLDTSYRPEVLLHYDEIVDPDKLKLFSRIGLQAGLQHESNGQEGLESRSVNYAYIRPMFTIGDREDGGFFITLAPRAQIYIGDLSENPDIRKYRGYGDLRLIVGQSGGLQAALIGRLGNDWENGSIQLDLSYPLRKLLYGNVDLYLHLQAFNGYGESLIDYDESDTVVRAGVSLVR, from the coding sequence ATGTTGAACTTCCTCTGTGCCGTTCCAATTCTGCTGATTACCGCCCCGGCGCTGGCACAGGACGTCGGGACCGCCGCGATGACCCGCCCCACCTTCGAGCCGGCCCCGGCGACGACGCAACCCGCGGCGACCACACCCACCTCGACCATGGCGGCCGACTCCACCTCGCCGGCAACGCACACCGGCTTCGTCGAGTTCCTCTCCAACCGGCTGGCGGCGTACGAGCCGATCTACTTCATCGGTGGGCCCGAACGCCCCAACGTCAAGTTCCAGTTCAGCCTGCGCTACCAGGTCATCAACGACGACGGCCCGCTCGCCAAGGCGTTCCCGCCCATCAAGGGCCTGAACTTCGCCTACTCGCAGACGTCGTTCTGGGACCTGCAAGGCGAAAGCAGCCCGTTCCTCGACACCAGCTACCGCCCGGAGGTGCTGCTGCACTACGACGAGATCGTCGATCCCGACAAGCTCAAGCTCTTCTCCCGCATCGGCCTGCAGGCCGGCCTTCAGCACGAGTCGAACGGCCAGGAAGGTCTCGAGTCGCGCAGCGTCAACTACGCCTACATCCGCCCGATGTTCACGATCGGCGACCGCGAGGACGGCGGGTTCTTCATCACCCTCGCGCCGCGCGCCCAGATCTACATCGGCGACCTCTCCGAGAACCCCGACATCCGCAAGTACCGCGGCTACGGTGACCTTCGCCTCATCGTCGGCCAAAGCGGTGGACTTCAGGCCGCGCTCATCGGCCGGCTCGGCAACGACTGGGAGAACGGCAGCATCCAGCTCGACCTGTCGTATCCGCTGCGCAAGCTGCTGTACGGCAACGTCGACCTCTACCTGCACCTGCAGGCCTTCAACGGCTACGGTGAATCGCTGATCGATTACGACGAGAGCGACACCGTCGTCCGCGCGGGCGTGTCGCTGGTGCGGTGA
- a CDS encoding serine hydrolase domain-containing protein yields MNFPKTINLIEQGLSDRLHVGGQLFISRDNETLIDHATGIARDGVPMTPDHLHIWMSCTKPVAAVAIGQLWERGQLGLDDTVAAHIPEFGDKGKKTVTLRHLLTHTGGFRAVANSWKPAPAEQFLSDIYAARLEPGWTPGKKAGYHVASSWYVLGEIVRRISGRPFEQYVRDEIFGPLNMPDCWIGMPPDTYDAYGDRIALMYTTDTSDPMPHPLWSLKDNATMCRPAANGYGPARQFARFYQALLNKGTLDGTRLLQPQTVEALIARHRTGMYDHTFRHNIDWCLGFIPNNNIYGWETLPYGYGPHAGARAFGHGGHQTSVGMADPDNGLAIVLIFNGAPGDARHNARIRATMGAIYEDLGLAPDAVTDARSPA; encoded by the coding sequence GTGAACTTCCCAAAGACCATCAACCTGATCGAACAGGGCCTGTCCGACCGCCTGCACGTCGGCGGGCAGCTGTTCATCTCGCGCGACAACGAAACCCTGATCGACCACGCCACCGGCATCGCGCGGGATGGCGTGCCGATGACGCCCGACCATCTGCATATCTGGATGAGCTGCACGAAGCCCGTCGCCGCCGTCGCGATTGGGCAGCTGTGGGAACGGGGCCAGCTTGGTCTCGACGACACGGTGGCTGCCCACATCCCTGAGTTTGGCGACAAGGGCAAGAAGACGGTCACCCTTCGCCATCTGCTGACGCACACCGGTGGCTTTCGGGCGGTGGCGAACAGTTGGAAGCCGGCGCCGGCCGAGCAGTTCCTATCCGACATCTACGCCGCCCGGCTCGAACCCGGTTGGACGCCGGGCAAGAAGGCCGGTTATCACGTCGCCAGCAGTTGGTACGTGCTGGGCGAGATCGTGAGGCGGATCAGTGGCAGGCCGTTCGAACAATACGTGCGCGACGAGATTTTCGGTCCCTTGAACATGCCCGACTGCTGGATCGGCATGCCGCCGGACACCTACGACGCCTACGGCGACCGCATCGCGCTGATGTACACGACCGACACGAGCGACCCGATGCCCCACCCGCTCTGGAGCCTGAAGGACAACGCCACGATGTGCCGCCCGGCTGCCAACGGGTACGGGCCGGCGAGGCAGTTCGCGCGGTTCTATCAAGCGCTGCTGAACAAGGGCACGCTCGACGGCACGCGCCTGCTGCAACCTCAGACGGTCGAGGCGCTAATCGCCCGCCATCGCACGGGCATGTATGACCACACGTTCCGCCACAACATCGACTGGTGCCTGGGCTTCATCCCCAACAACAACATCTACGGCTGGGAGACGCTGCCCTACGGTTATGGCCCCCACGCCGGCGCCCGCGCGTTCGGCCACGGTGGCCACCAGACCAGCGTCGGCATGGCCGACCCGGACAACGGCCTGGCGATCGTCCTGATCTTCAACGGCGCCCCCGGCGACGCCCGCCACAACGCCCGCATCCGCGCGACGATGGGCGCGATCTACGAAGACCTCGGCCTGGCGCCAGACGCGGTGACGGACGCACGATCACCGGCGTGA